A portion of the Lonchura striata isolate bLonStr1 unplaced genomic scaffold, bLonStr1.mat Scaffold_97, whole genome shotgun sequence genome contains these proteins:
- the LOC144248857 gene encoding olfactory receptor 14C36-like, producing the protein MSNSSSISHFLLLALADTRQLQLLHFCLFLGISLAALLGNGLIISAVACGHHLHTPMFFFLLNLALSDLGSICTTVPKAMHNSLWDTSTISYTGCAAQVFLIIFFLGTELALLTIMCYDRYVSICKPLHYGTLLGSRACAHMAAAAWASAFLNALLHTANTFSLPLCHGNALGQFFCEIPQILKLSCSKSYRRELGLIAVSACLGLGCFVFIVFSYVQIFRAVLRIPSEQGRHKAFSTCLPHLAVVSLFLSTGIFAQLKPPSMSSPSVDLALSVLYSVVPPALNPLIYSLRNQELKAAVRRLMTGCFQEH; encoded by the coding sequence atgtccaacagcagctccatcagccacttcctcctgctggccctggcagacacgcggcagctgcagctcctgcacttctgcctcttcctgggcatctccctggctgccctcctgggcaacggcctcatcatcagcgccgtagcctgcggccaccacctgcacacgcccatgttcttcttcctgctcaacctggccctcagcgacctgggctccatctgcaccactgtccccaaagccatgcacaattccctctgggacaccagcaccatctcctacacaggatgtgctgctcaggttTTTCTGATTATCTTCTTCCTTGGAACAGAGCTTgccctcctgaccatcatgtgctatgaccgctacgtgtccatctgcaaacccctgcactacgggaccctcctgggcagtagagcttgtgcccacatggcagcagctgcctgggccagtgcctttctcaatgctctgctgcacacagccaatacattttccctacccctgtgccatggcaatgccttgggccagttcttctgtgaaatcccacagatcctgaaactctcctgctccaaatcctatcgcagggaacttgggctcattGCTGTTAGTGCCTGTTTAGGACTtggatgttttgtgttcattgttttctcctatgtgcagatcttcagggccgtgctgaggatcccctctgagcagggacggcacaaagccttttccacctgccttcctcacctggctgtggtctctcTGTTCCTCAGCACCGGCATATTTGCTCAACTGAAGCCCCCCTCGATGTCTTCCCCATCcgtggatctggccctgtcagttctgtactcggtggtgcctccagctctgaaccccctcatctacagcctgaggaaccaggagctcaaggctgcagtgaggagactgatgactggatgctttcaggaacattaa